A stretch of Caenibius tardaugens NBRC 16725 DNA encodes these proteins:
- a CDS encoding 7-carboxy-7-deazaguanine synthase QueE — translation MALALATTTPGEPEIFASLQGEGPSQGRPSTFIRLSRCNLACQWCDTAYTWRFTGDNRPHRDGTAFDRTANQLMMAEDKAAERILALGQDRLVITGGEPLLQAAALARMLGHLPTMHVEIETNGTVAPSPALDAMVQQYNVSPKLAHSGNPTDLALIPERLAEWAQNPRAFFKFVIATPDDMAEVLALQERYAIPGDRIFLMPEGTASAILRERQVWLSDLCMRHGFRMSDRLHIHLYGDTRGT, via the coding sequence ATGGCACTAGCCCTTGCCACCACCACCCCGGGGGAGCCGGAAATCTTCGCCTCGTTACAGGGTGAAGGCCCGTCGCAAGGGCGGCCCAGCACGTTTATCCGGCTGTCGCGGTGCAATCTCGCCTGCCAATGGTGCGACACGGCCTATACGTGGCGCTTTACCGGCGACAACCGCCCCCACCGCGATGGCACCGCGTTTGACCGCACCGCCAACCAGTTGATGATGGCTGAGGACAAGGCTGCGGAACGTATCCTTGCACTGGGGCAGGATCGCCTGGTGATAACCGGGGGGGAACCCCTGCTGCAGGCCGCGGCGCTTGCCCGGATGCTCGGGCACCTGCCAACCATGCATGTGGAAATCGAAACCAACGGCACCGTGGCCCCGTCACCCGCGCTCGACGCCATGGTCCAGCAGTACAACGTCAGCCCCAAACTGGCGCACAGCGGCAATCCCACCGATCTCGCGCTGATCCCCGAACGGCTCGCTGAATGGGCGCAGAACCCCCGCGCCTTTTTCAAATTTGTCATCGCCACGCCCGACGATATGGCCGAAGTCCTCGCCCTGCAGGAACGCTATGCCATTCCCGGTGACCGCATTTTTCTGATGCCGGAAGGCACCGCCAGCGCCATCTTGCGCGAACGGCAAGTCTGGCTGTCTGACCTGTGCATGCGCCACGGATTCCGCATGAGCGACCGCCTGCACATCCACCTCTATGGCGATACGCGCGGCACCTGA
- a CDS encoding valine--tRNA ligase → MSTELDKTFDPASIEAKWYAHWEGNGLFRPERPDATPFTIVNPPPNVTGSLHIGHALDNTLQDIMIRYERLRGKDALWVVGTDHAGIATQMVVERQLEAAQDKRTNYTREAFVDKVWEWKAESGGTITGQLRRLGCSMDWSREQFTMDPHFTKAVLKVFVDLHKEGLIYRDKRLVNWDPKLKTAISDLEVETREVKGGFWHFKYPLADGVTLDDGRDHIVVATTRPETMLADMAVAVNAEDPRYKSVIGKDILQPITGRRFRIVADEHADPELGSGAVKITPGHDFNDFDVGKRAGIKPADMLNMLDAEAQVVQTADGLIPAEFLGLDRFDARKLVVEQMKALGLLIPHVTKNKDGEEQEHDAEPRTIQTPFGDRGGVVIEPWLTDQWYVDAATLARPAIEAVRSGAIEVVPKTWEKTYFNWMENIQPWCVSRQLWWGHRIPAWYDEDGNAFVAETEEEAQAQAGNRKLTRDEDVLDTWFSSALWPFATLGWPDNTDLLQKHYPNDLLVSGFDILFFWDARMAMQGIHFMKDVPWRKLYLHGLVRAADGQKMSKSKGNVVDPLGLIDQYGADALRFFMAAMESQGRDVKMDEKRVEGYRNFATKLWNATRFCQANGITGSQTITAPAATLAVNKWIIGEVSETLAALDAAMADLRFDAAANTIYHFVWDSFCDWYLELIKGQIDDETKAVAGWVLDQIYVMLHPFMPFITEELWHAQGDRQYELILAKWPEPKAAVDAAAKAEVEWLIALTSNLRTAKNELGIAPGAKLEAYLEAPSDTAKAAIERNPAAVERLARLSAIRFEAAPAGAAMQIGVGTDVFVIPLEGVIDIAAEKARLEKAQAASEKERDSLAKRLDNPSFVEKAKPEAVEKAKADHAHHAAEAERAAAALARLG, encoded by the coding sequence ATGAGCACCGAACTCGACAAGACTTTCGACCCCGCTTCGATTGAGGCGAAATGGTATGCCCACTGGGAAGGAAACGGCCTGTTTCGCCCGGAACGGCCCGACGCGACCCCGTTTACCATTGTCAATCCGCCACCCAATGTCACAGGCTCGCTCCATATCGGCCATGCCTTGGATAACACTCTGCAGGACATTATGATCCGGTACGAGCGTTTGCGGGGCAAGGATGCGCTGTGGGTGGTCGGCACCGATCACGCCGGTATCGCCACGCAAATGGTGGTCGAACGCCAGCTCGAAGCGGCGCAGGACAAGCGCACGAATTACACGCGCGAAGCCTTCGTTGACAAAGTGTGGGAATGGAAAGCGGAAAGCGGCGGCACGATCACCGGCCAGCTGCGCCGCCTCGGCTGTTCGATGGACTGGAGCCGCGAACAGTTCACCATGGACCCGCATTTCACCAAGGCCGTGCTCAAGGTCTTCGTCGACCTCCACAAGGAAGGCCTGATCTACCGCGACAAGCGGCTGGTGAACTGGGACCCCAAGCTGAAGACCGCGATTTCCGATCTCGAAGTGGAAACCCGCGAGGTCAAGGGCGGCTTCTGGCACTTCAAGTACCCGCTGGCTGACGGCGTTACGCTCGATGACGGGCGCGACCATATCGTTGTCGCCACCACCCGCCCGGAAACCATGCTGGCCGATATGGCCGTGGCGGTGAATGCCGAAGACCCGCGCTACAAGAGCGTGATCGGCAAGGACATCCTCCAGCCGATCACCGGCCGCCGGTTCCGGATCGTGGCCGATGAACACGCCGATCCCGAACTCGGCAGCGGCGCGGTAAAAATCACACCGGGCCACGATTTCAACGACTTCGACGTGGGCAAGCGCGCGGGGATCAAACCTGCCGACATGCTCAACATGCTCGATGCCGAAGCGCAAGTCGTGCAGACGGCTGACGGGCTGATCCCGGCGGAATTCCTGGGGCTGGACCGGTTCGACGCGCGCAAGCTGGTGGTCGAACAGATGAAGGCTCTGGGCCTGCTCATCCCGCATGTGACCAAGAACAAGGATGGCGAGGAACAGGAACACGACGCGGAACCGCGCACGATCCAGACCCCGTTCGGCGATCGCGGCGGCGTGGTGATCGAACCCTGGCTGACCGATCAATGGTATGTCGATGCGGCCACGCTCGCCCGGCCCGCAATCGAAGCGGTGCGTTCTGGCGCGATCGAAGTCGTACCCAAGACGTGGGAAAAAACCTACTTCAACTGGATGGAAAACATCCAGCCGTGGTGCGTTTCGCGCCAACTCTGGTGGGGTCATCGTATCCCGGCGTGGTATGACGAGGACGGCAATGCCTTCGTCGCCGAAACCGAGGAAGAAGCGCAGGCACAGGCAGGCAACCGCAAGCTCACCCGTGATGAGGACGTGCTCGACACGTGGTTCTCCTCCGCGCTGTGGCCCTTCGCCACGCTCGGCTGGCCGGACAACACCGACCTGTTGCAAAAGCATTACCCCAACGATCTGCTCGTTTCGGGCTTTGACATCCTGTTCTTCTGGGATGCACGCATGGCGATGCAGGGCATTCACTTCATGAAGGATGTGCCCTGGCGCAAGCTCTATCTCCACGGGCTGGTGCGCGCGGCAGATGGGCAGAAGATGTCCAAGTCCAAGGGCAACGTGGTCGATCCACTGGGGCTGATCGATCAGTACGGCGCCGATGCGCTGCGCTTCTTCATGGCGGCCATGGAAAGCCAGGGCCGCGATGTGAAAATGGATGAAAAGCGCGTCGAAGGGTACCGCAACTTCGCCACGAAGCTGTGGAACGCCACGCGTTTCTGTCAGGCCAACGGGATAACCGGCAGCCAGACGATCACAGCGCCCGCAGCCACATTGGCAGTCAACAAATGGATCATCGGCGAAGTATCCGAAACGCTCGCGGCACTCGATGCGGCCATGGCCGATCTGCGCTTCGATGCGGCGGCCAACACGATCTATCACTTCGTGTGGGACAGCTTCTGCGACTGGTATCTGGAACTGATCAAGGGCCAGATCGATGACGAAACGAAGGCCGTCGCCGGTTGGGTGCTCGACCAGATTTACGTCATGCTCCACCCGTTCATGCCGTTCATCACGGAAGAACTGTGGCACGCGCAGGGCGATCGCCAATACGAACTGATCCTTGCCAAGTGGCCTGAGCCGAAGGCAGCAGTCGATGCTGCTGCCAAGGCGGAAGTCGAATGGCTGATCGCGCTGACCTCCAACCTGCGCACGGCAAAAAACGAACTGGGCATTGCGCCCGGTGCAAAGCTCGAAGCCTATCTCGAAGCGCCCAGCGATACCGCCAAGGCCGCTATCGAACGCAACCCCGCGGCGGTCGAACGCCTCGCCCGCCTTTCCGCGATCAGGTTTGAAGCCGCCCCTGCGGGTGCTGCCATGCAGATCGGCGTGGGCACCGATGTGTTCGTGATCCCTCTCGAAGGCGTGATCGATATCGCAGCGGAGAAGGCACGGCTTGAAAAGGCCCAGGCCGCCTCGGAAAAGGAACGCGATTCTCTGGCGAAGCGGCTCGACAACCCGTCCTTCGTGGAAAAAGCCAAGCCCGAAGCGGTCGAGAAGGCCAAGGCCGACCATGCGCACCATGCCGCAGAGGCCGAACGCGCCGCTGCTGCCCTTGCCCGGTTGGGATAA
- a CDS encoding MlaE family ABC transporter permease, whose product MRDWASYTLDENGAGGTKLTLDGRLVVASVGPLDDRLRHLDTPIAAVDITDVREIDTIGAWLVWRVAQEHGAEITGASDKAKRLIDAVGSNASMAEITAPRMPLLERVPEAVGLMVTGWGRGVVELVGFLGTILVSLWGMVRHPSRLPLKALVRQIELVGVNSLGIISLMSFLIGIVIAQQGAVQLRQFGAEVYTVNLTGRLTLRELGVLMTAIMVAGRSGSAFAAQLGTMKLTEEVDAMRTIGVSPIDALVVPRVLAVVLMMPLLGFFSAVVGIIGGAFLADLALDIPFFTFLTRIQEVVPLHDVWVGLVKAPVFGLIVGLAGCYQGMQVKSNAEEVGLRTTMAVVQAIFMVIVLDAFFAVFFTEVGWD is encoded by the coding sequence ATGCGTGATTGGGCAAGCTATACACTGGATGAGAACGGGGCGGGTGGCACGAAGCTCACGCTCGACGGGCGCCTCGTGGTGGCTTCGGTGGGTCCGCTGGACGACAGGCTGCGTCATCTCGACACCCCTATTGCCGCAGTCGATATTACCGATGTTCGCGAAATCGACACGATCGGGGCGTGGCTGGTCTGGCGTGTCGCACAGGAACATGGCGCGGAAATTACCGGCGCAAGCGACAAGGCGAAACGTCTGATCGACGCGGTCGGTTCCAACGCCAGCATGGCAGAGATCACCGCACCGCGCATGCCTCTGCTCGAACGCGTGCCCGAGGCAGTCGGCCTGATGGTTACGGGTTGGGGCCGCGGCGTTGTCGAACTGGTGGGGTTCCTCGGCACCATTTTGGTGTCCCTGTGGGGCATGGTCCGGCATCCGTCGCGCCTCCCGCTCAAGGCACTTGTGCGCCAGATCGAGCTGGTTGGCGTGAATTCGCTGGGCATCATTTCGCTGATGAGTTTCCTGATCGGGATTGTCATCGCGCAGCAGGGGGCGGTGCAGCTCCGGCAGTTCGGTGCCGAGGTTTACACGGTCAATCTCACCGGGCGACTGACCTTGCGCGAACTTGGCGTGCTGATGACCGCGATCATGGTGGCGGGGCGTTCGGGTTCCGCCTTTGCGGCGCAGCTTGGCACGATGAAGCTGACGGAAGAGGTGGATGCCATGCGCACGATCGGGGTTTCCCCGATTGATGCGCTGGTCGTCCCGCGCGTGCTGGCGGTGGTGTTGATGATGCCCCTGCTCGGCTTTTTCTCGGCCGTTGTGGGGATCATCGGTGGCGCATTCCTGGCGGATCTGGCGCTCGATATTCCGTTTTTTACATTCCTGACCCGCATTCAGGAAGTGGTGCCGCTGCACGACGTCTGGGTGGGGCTGGTCAAAGCGCCGGTGTTTGGCCTGATTGTCGGACTGGCTGGCTGCTATCAGGGCATGCAGGTCAAATCCAACGCCGAAGAGGTGGGCCTGAGAACGACGATGGCGGTCGTGCAGGCGATCTTTATGGTGATCGTGCTGGATGCCTTCTTTGCCGTGTTCTTTACCGAAGTGGGTTGGGATTGA
- a CDS encoding ABC transporter ATP-binding protein translates to MGGKVDQQVDPGLAQNVHFDGEYAIVVEGLTNRFGEQVVHENLSLKVRRGEILGVVGGSGTGKSVLMRSIIGLQIPAEGTIEVLGQSIDDAVDPDEGVDIRSRWGVLFQGGALFSTLTVGQNVEVPLKQFYPELSDELRHEIARYKVRLTGLPEEATSKYPSELSGGMKKRAGLARALSLDPELLFLDEPTAGLDPIGAAAFDQQTRGLTDTLGLTVFLITHDLDTLYEICDRVAVLAEKRVIAVGTIPELLATDHPWIQEYFNGPRGRAAMASRDRAKAMDNRLGEGA, encoded by the coding sequence ATGGGTGGCAAAGTTGATCAGCAGGTCGACCCCGGGCTTGCCCAGAACGTGCATTTCGATGGCGAATACGCCATTGTCGTGGAAGGGCTGACAAACCGCTTCGGCGAACAGGTGGTGCATGAAAATCTCTCGCTGAAGGTGCGGCGCGGCGAAATTCTCGGTGTCGTGGGTGGATCGGGCACGGGCAAGTCGGTGTTGATGCGTTCGATCATCGGGCTGCAGATTCCGGCCGAAGGCACGATCGAGGTGCTGGGCCAATCGATCGATGATGCGGTTGACCCGGATGAAGGGGTCGATATCCGCTCGCGCTGGGGCGTGCTGTTCCAGGGCGGAGCGCTGTTTTCGACGCTGACCGTGGGTCAGAATGTCGAAGTTCCGCTGAAACAGTTCTACCCCGAACTCAGCGACGAACTGCGGCACGAGATCGCGCGCTACAAGGTGCGGCTTACCGGGTTGCCCGAAGAGGCGACGAGCAAGTACCCGTCGGAACTGTCGGGAGGCATGAAGAAGCGCGCCGGTCTGGCGCGGGCCTTGTCGCTCGATCCCGAATTGCTGTTCCTCGATGAACCGACGGCCGGGCTCGATCCTATCGGTGCTGCCGCTTTCGACCAGCAAACGCGCGGATTGACCGATACACTGGGCCTGACTGTGTTCCTGATTACGCACGATCTTGATACGCTTTACGAGATTTGCGATCGCGTGGCGGTGCTTGCTGAAAAGCGCGTTATCGCGGTGGGCACCATCCCGGAATTGTTGGCAACGGATCACCCCTGGATACAGGAATACTTCAATGGGCCGCGCGGACGCGCGGCTATGGCAAGCCGCGACCGCGCCAAGGCGATGGACAACCGGCTGGGCGAAGGGGCATAG
- a CDS encoding MlaD family protein: METRANHVWVGAVTLVLMAALAAFIIWIARLNAGEQNEYDIFFKQAVDGLAKGSEVTFSGVPAGQVRSIELWPKDPQFVRVRVTLNDNIPILQGTTATVQGSFTGVSKVQLDGAVRGAPPITEKGPEGVPVIPTKPGGLGEILANAPLLLERLATLTERLTLLLSDDNQKSITGILANTDRMTGNLANASPQIERVLAEMQATLRQANHSLASFEKVMGSTDKLLNEEGSSVVAQMRTTMGSVQKASEELEATLRDTRPAAQQLSQSTLPAAEATLRDLRAASRALRNMTESIESGGAGSVLKGQQLPDYKP; this comes from the coding sequence ATGGAAACACGCGCAAACCACGTCTGGGTCGGAGCTGTCACACTGGTGCTGATGGCTGCGCTGGCAGCGTTCATCATCTGGATTGCACGGCTCAATGCCGGCGAACAGAATGAATATGATATCTTTTTCAAACAGGCGGTCGATGGTCTGGCCAAGGGGTCGGAAGTGACATTTTCCGGCGTGCCGGCAGGGCAGGTGCGATCCATCGAACTGTGGCCGAAAGATCCACAGTTCGTTCGCGTCCGTGTCACGTTGAATGACAATATCCCGATCCTGCAGGGCACGACGGCCACGGTGCAGGGCAGTTTTACCGGCGTTTCGAAAGTGCAGTTGGACGGCGCGGTGCGCGGCGCGCCCCCGATCACCGAGAAGGGGCCGGAAGGTGTGCCGGTGATTCCAACCAAGCCCGGCGGGCTGGGGGAAATTCTCGCCAACGCTCCGCTTCTGCTCGAACGTCTCGCCACGCTGACGGAACGTCTGACATTGCTGTTGTCGGACGATAACCAGAAATCGATCACCGGCATTCTCGCCAATACCGACCGCATGACGGGCAATCTGGCCAATGCATCGCCGCAGATCGAACGGGTCCTGGCGGAAATGCAGGCGACCTTGCGACAGGCCAACCACAGTCTCGCATCGTTCGAGAAAGTCATGGGTTCGACGGACAAACTGCTCAATGAAGAAGGCAGTTCGGTCGTGGCCCAAATGCGTACGACAATGGGCTCGGTCCAGAAGGCATCGGAAGAGCTCGAAGCGACCTTGCGCGATACCCGTCCGGCTGCGCAGCAATTGTCGCAAAGCACGCTTCCGGCCGCAGAGGCGACCTTGCGCGATCTTCGGGCGGCAAGCCGCGCCTTGCGCAACATGACCGAAAGCATCGAGAGCGGCGGCGCCGGATCGGTGCTCAAAGGGCAGCAATTGCCCGATTACAAACCATGA
- a CDS encoding ABC-type transport auxiliary lipoprotein family protein: protein MTGEQAMIENSRETRMALAGGRGLLRRTGAMGAMAALLALTGCISLGGKVPDQLLTLSPAVTASAGSATSGNFNNAIAVLDPGTPRELDAQRIPVQIDDTQIAYLQNATWVEKPARLFRDLLSETIRAKGDRLVIGGADEQYAAATKLTGQLLMMGYDARSQSVVIRYEAVLARPGGDIRTRRFESVVPGIGPTADQVGPALNRAANDVAAQVAQWIG from the coding sequence ATGACCGGGGAACAGGCGATGATCGAGAACAGCCGCGAAACGCGCATGGCATTGGCTGGCGGCAGAGGCCTCTTGCGGCGGACAGGGGCCATGGGCGCCATGGCAGCCTTGCTGGCGTTGACGGGCTGCATCAGTCTGGGCGGTAAAGTGCCCGATCAGCTTCTGACGCTGAGCCCGGCTGTGACGGCCAGTGCCGGATCGGCGACCAGTGGCAATTTCAACAACGCGATTGCCGTGCTGGACCCGGGCACGCCGCGCGAACTGGATGCCCAGCGGATTCCGGTGCAGATCGACGATACCCAGATTGCCTATCTGCAGAACGCGACGTGGGTGGAAAAGCCCGCCCGCCTGTTCCGCGATCTTCTGTCCGAAACGATCCGGGCCAAGGGCGATCGGCTGGTGATTGGCGGGGCGGACGAACAATATGCCGCCGCGACCAAGCTGACCGGGCAATTGCTGATGATGGGCTATGATGCCCGTTCGCAGTCGGTGGTTATCCGGTACGAAGCCGTGCTGGCGCGCCCGGGCGGTGATATTCGCACGCGCCGGTTTGAAAGTGTGGTACCCGGCATTGGCCCCACCGCGGATCAGGTCGGACCGGCCCTGAACCGGGCTGCCAACGATGTCGCCGCGCAAGTCGCGCAGTGGATCGGATAG
- a CDS encoding ATP12 family chaperone protein: MKRFYKEVTIAPDAGGWRVLLDGRAIKTALGKDQVVPNEALASAMAAEWADQGEEIDTTRFLFRDLADYAIDIVRADRAAAIDGLLRFAETDTLCYRADPEEPLFRRQQDVWEPLLQAAEHRHDIHFERISGIMHRPQSPATRDALSAFLETQDDFTLAALNTLASLAASLTIALAALEDQADAKTLWDAANLEEDWQVELWGEDALAKDLRDKRAAEFANALRFAELVRAPEA; encoded by the coding sequence ATGAAGCGTTTCTATAAGGAAGTAACCATCGCCCCGGATGCAGGTGGCTGGCGCGTGCTGCTCGACGGGCGCGCGATCAAGACCGCGCTGGGCAAGGATCAGGTGGTTCCGAATGAAGCGCTGGCCAGTGCCATGGCTGCGGAATGGGCCGATCAGGGTGAAGAGATCGACACCACACGCTTCCTGTTCCGCGATCTGGCAGACTATGCCATCGACATTGTCCGGGCAGACCGCGCGGCAGCGATCGACGGGCTACTGCGCTTCGCGGAGACCGATACGCTGTGCTATCGCGCCGATCCGGAAGAACCCCTGTTCCGGCGGCAGCAGGACGTGTGGGAACCGCTGCTGCAGGCCGCCGAACACCGCCACGACATCCATTTCGAACGGATCAGCGGGATCATGCATCGCCCGCAATCGCCAGCAACACGCGATGCCCTGTCCGCTTTTCTGGAAACGCAGGATGATTTCACACTGGCGGCCTTGAATACTTTGGCGTCGCTGGCAGCCTCGCTCACGATTGCGTTGGCCGCACTGGAAGACCAGGCCGATGCCAAAACCCTGTGGGACGCCGCCAATCTGGAGGAAGACTGGCAAGTGGAACTCTGGGGCGAAGACGCGCTGGCGAAGGACTTGCGCGACAAGCGCGCTGCGGAATTCGCCAATGCCCTGCGTTTCGCCGAACTCGTCCGCGCGCCGGAGGCCTGA
- a CDS encoding HAD-IA family hydrolase, which yields MTAAPIRLAVFDCDGTLVDGQADICAAMEAAFAQTGLGQPDRAAIRRVVGLSLPIAIRKLVPDADAALCHAASEAYKTAFRAMRTTGRLSEPLFPGIAPLLGTLHAAGWSLGVATGKSDRGLRSVLATHGLSDLFVTLQTADSHPSKPHPAMLEAALAEAFALPGDSVMIGDTTYDIAMARSAGVRAIGVSWGYHEAAELFDAGAEAVVRSAEELGELLG from the coding sequence ATGACGGCAGCACCGATCAGGCTGGCGGTCTTCGACTGCGATGGCACGCTGGTGGACGGACAGGCCGATATCTGCGCCGCGATGGAAGCCGCCTTTGCACAGACGGGCCTTGGCCAGCCTGACCGTGCGGCTATCCGCCGCGTGGTCGGGCTGAGCCTGCCGATCGCCATCCGTAAGCTGGTACCGGATGCCGATGCCGCGCTGTGCCATGCCGCCAGTGAGGCCTACAAGACCGCGTTTCGGGCGATGCGGACGACCGGCCGCTTGTCCGAACCGCTATTCCCCGGCATCGCCCCCTTGCTTGGCACGCTGCACGCAGCGGGGTGGAGCCTCGGCGTCGCGACGGGGAAATCGGACCGGGGCCTGCGCAGCGTTCTGGCCACGCACGGGCTCTCCGATCTTTTCGTGACCTTGCAGACTGCGGATTCTCACCCATCGAAGCCCCACCCCGCCATGCTGGAGGCCGCCCTTGCCGAAGCGTTCGCGCTGCCCGGTGACAGTGTGATGATTGGCGACACCACGTACGATATCGCCATGGCCAGATCGGCAGGCGTGCGCGCCATCGGGGTTAGCTGGGGCTATCACGAAGCAGCGGAATTGTTCGACGCAGGGGCGGAGGCTGTCGTCCGTTCGGCAGAGGAATTGGGGGAACTGCTCGGATGA
- a CDS encoding FMN-binding negative transcriptional regulator has protein sequence MHPNPAFRQDDRALYEALIEQVGFGMVFADTPDGPRVAHTPLLSTGDGAIQFHLARGNALTRHLAGCNALAVINGPDGYVSPRWYADPAQVPTWNYIALELEGPVRRMDADGLQGLLTALSQQQEERLVHGAIWTMDKMPKEKLRAMLAGIAGFEMEIRAWRPTFKLSQNKSQDERERVAAGLEVEGSPAIARLMRQLGDAQ, from the coding sequence ATGCACCCCAACCCCGCCTTTCGTCAGGATGATCGCGCCCTGTACGAAGCCCTGATCGAACAGGTCGGGTTCGGAATGGTCTTTGCGGATACCCCGGATGGCCCGCGGGTCGCCCACACCCCGCTGCTGTCCACAGGCGATGGCGCAATCCAGTTTCACCTCGCGCGGGGCAATGCGCTCACCCGCCATCTGGCGGGGTGCAATGCGCTGGCCGTGATCAACGGACCGGATGGATACGTCAGCCCGCGCTGGTATGCCGACCCGGCGCAAGTGCCCACGTGGAACTATATCGCACTGGAACTGGAAGGCCCCGTCCGGCGCATGGATGCCGATGGGCTGCAGGGTTTGCTGACCGCACTTTCGCAGCAACAGGAAGAGCGTCTTGTGCACGGTGCCATCTGGACCATGGACAAGATGCCGAAGGAAAAGTTGCGCGCAATGCTGGCCGGGATTGCCGGCTTTGAAATGGAAATCCGGGCATGGCGCCCGACGTTCAAACTGAGCCAGAACAAGTCGCAGGATGAAAGGGAACGCGTGGCCGCCGGATTGGAAGTCGAAGGTTCGCCCGCCATCGCGCGATTGATGCGCCAATTGGGGGATGCGCAATGA
- a CDS encoding RluA family pseudouridine synthase, with protein MKPMAPSDEVRQFTVGHDDDGIRLDRWFKRHLPQIGFATVSRWARTGQIRVDGKRAKPEDRLEAGQVLRIPPGGHAPDKQQATRRELTEEEIAQADAMLIHQDRAAIVLNKVPGLATQGGTRTHSHVDGLLDAFAPDGPRPRLVHRLDKDTSGVLLVARTAGSAAFFSKRFSGRSAKKIYWALVVGVPDVAEGTIEAPIAKQPGTGGEKMHVDTENGQPAKTRYRVVDRAGNRAAWVELQPLTGRTHQLRVHMAAIGHPIVGDGKYGGQDAFLTGSISRKMHLHARRLIIEHPDGAPLDVTAELPAHFAASMEQLGFDEVLSDAGGGFGVLADATPDSRETKKAAAKAHAKQYRKERRGERRRRATTPDKPGGKGAGKTGGKTAAKTGARTGARTGARSGAKAAGKPAARGTGKPGTRAAPPRPGTRPAGGKPPKR; from the coding sequence ATGAAGCCGATGGCCCCTTCCGATGAAGTACGGCAGTTCACTGTCGGCCATGACGATGACGGCATTCGCCTCGATCGCTGGTTCAAGCGCCATTTGCCCCAGATCGGCTTTGCCACGGTCTCGCGCTGGGCGCGCACCGGCCAGATTCGTGTGGATGGCAAGCGCGCCAAGCCTGAAGACCGGCTGGAAGCAGGCCAGGTATTGCGCATCCCGCCGGGCGGCCACGCGCCGGACAAGCAGCAGGCCACGCGCCGCGAGCTGACGGAAGAGGAAATCGCACAGGCCGATGCGATGCTGATCCATCAGGATAGGGCAGCCATCGTGCTCAACAAGGTGCCTGGCCTTGCCACGCAGGGCGGCACCCGGACGCATAGCCATGTCGATGGTCTGCTCGATGCCTTTGCCCCCGATGGCCCGCGCCCCCGGCTGGTGCACCGGCTCGACAAGGATACTTCGGGCGTGCTGCTCGTCGCCCGCACAGCCGGAAGCGCGGCCTTTTTCTCCAAGCGGTTTTCGGGTCGGTCCGCGAAGAAGATCTACTGGGCACTGGTGGTGGGCGTGCCCGATGTGGCCGAAGGCACGATCGAGGCCCCGATTGCCAAGCAACCCGGCACCGGCGGCGAAAAAATGCATGTCGATACCGAGAACGGCCAGCCCGCCAAAACCCGCTATCGCGTGGTGGATCGCGCAGGCAACCGCGCAGCCTGGGTGGAACTTCAGCCCCTGACCGGGCGCACGCACCAGTTGCGCGTGCACATGGCCGCGATCGGCCACCCGATTGTGGGGGACGGCAAATATGGTGGGCAGGACGCATTCCTGACCGGCAGCATCAGCCGCAAGATGCATCTGCACGCCCGCCGCCTGATTATCGAGCATCCCGATGGCGCCCCGCTGGACGTCACGGCGGAGCTTCCGGCGCATTTCGCGGCCAGCATGGAACAATTGGGTTTCGATGAGGTCCTCAGCGATGCGGGCGGCGGTTTCGGGGTTCTGGCCGACGCCACCCCCGATTCCCGGGAAACGAAGAAGGCCGCTGCCAAGGCGCACGCCAAGCAGTACCGCAAGGAACGGCGCGGTGAACGGCGGCGGCGCGCAACGACACCGGACAAGCCGGGCGGCAAAGGCGCCGGTAAGACCGGGGGCAAGACGGCGGCCAAAACGGGGGCCAGAACAGGGGCCAGAACAGGGGCCAGGTCCGGCGCGAAAGCCGCTGGCAAACCTGCCGCCAGGGGTACGGGCAAACCCGGCACGCGCGCGGCACCACCACGCCCCGGAACGCGTCCTGCTGGCGGCAAGCCACCCAAACGCTGA
- the crcB gene encoding fluoride efflux transporter CrcB, which translates to MTMPSPMLASLYVTLGGGLGSLLRYQTGRVLTWSFGPQTMTAFPWATLTVNVVGSLIMGGLMGFLARHDSGGEVWRLLIGAGLLGGFTTFSSFSLELMMLIERGQPALALTYAAVSLFAGLTALYIGMIVMRVAA; encoded by the coding sequence ATGACAATGCCCTCTCCTATGCTGGCCTCGCTATACGTCACTCTTGGCGGTGGCCTGGGCTCGCTCCTGCGTTACCAGACCGGCCGCGTGCTGACATGGTCGTTCGGCCCGCAAACGATGACGGCATTTCCATGGGCAACGCTGACCGTCAATGTGGTGGGCAGCCTGATCATGGGCGGGTTGATGGGCTTCCTCGCCCGGCATGACAGCGGCGGCGAGGTATGGCGCCTGCTGATTGGCGCGGGCCTGCTTGGCGGCTTCACCACCTTTTCCTCGTTCAGCCTGGAATTGATGATGCTGATCGAACGGGGGCAACCCGCGCTCGCACTGACTTATGCCGCGGTCTCGCTCTTCGCCGGGCTCACCGCTCTTTATATTGGGATGATTGTAATGCGGGTGGCAGCATGA